In Streptomyces nodosus, one DNA window encodes the following:
- a CDS encoding ABC transporter substrate-binding protein, with the protein MRTPNLGRRTALTVSWAAALSLLTGCGAADMTRQASPFANARGTRTVTLSVQSWVGAQSNVAVARYLLEHRLGYRVDTVQVDEVPAWDALSQGRVDAILEDWGHPDQEKRYVDDKRTIVRGGGLGVTGHIGWYVPAYLAEQHPDITDWRNLDRYASLFRTPESGGKGQLMDGSPSYVTNDKALVANLKLNYQVVFAGSEAAQITQMKQFAKERKPFLTYWYTPQWLSGEVPMTEVKLPPYREGCDADAAKVACAYPHTPLQKYLNAGFAENGGEAAAFLKRFRWTTEDQNEVSLMIADQKLTPAEAAEKWVAGHESTWKAWLS; encoded by the coding sequence ATGAGGACGCCGAACCTCGGCCGCAGGACCGCGCTGACCGTCTCCTGGGCCGCCGCCCTGTCGCTGCTCACGGGCTGCGGTGCCGCCGACATGACCAGGCAGGCCTCGCCCTTCGCGAACGCCCGGGGCACCAGGACCGTGACCCTGTCCGTGCAGTCCTGGGTGGGCGCGCAGTCCAATGTGGCCGTCGCCCGGTACCTTCTGGAACACCGGCTCGGCTACCGCGTGGACACCGTCCAGGTCGACGAGGTGCCCGCCTGGGACGCGCTGAGCCAGGGCCGGGTCGACGCGATCCTGGAGGACTGGGGCCACCCGGACCAGGAGAAACGGTACGTCGACGACAAGAGGACCATCGTGCGCGGCGGCGGCCTCGGGGTGACCGGGCACATCGGCTGGTACGTCCCCGCCTATCTGGCCGAGCAGCACCCGGACATCACCGACTGGAGGAACCTCGACAGATACGCCTCCCTCTTCCGCACCCCGGAGAGCGGCGGCAAGGGCCAGCTGATGGACGGCTCCCCTTCCTATGTCACCAACGACAAGGCGCTGGTGGCCAACCTGAAGCTGAACTACCAGGTGGTCTTCGCCGGTTCGGAGGCCGCGCAGATCACCCAGATGAAGCAGTTCGCCAAGGAGAGGAAGCCCTTCCTGACGTACTGGTACACCCCGCAGTGGCTGTCCGGTGAGGTCCCGATGACAGAGGTGAAGCTGCCCCCGTACAGGGAGGGCTGCGACGCGGACGCGGCGAAGGTCGCCTGCGCCTATCCGCACACCCCGCTGCAGAAGTACCTCAACGCGGGCTTCGCCGAGAACGGCGGCGAGGCGGCCGCCTTCCTGAAGAGGTTCCGGTGGACCACCGAGGACCAGAACGAGGTGTCCCTGATGATCGCCGACCAGAAACTGACCCCGGCCGAGGCGGCGGAGAAGTGGGTGGCCGGCCATGAGTCCACCTGGAAGGCATGGCTGTCCTGA
- a CDS encoding GMC family oxidoreductase, producing MSHTPHVYDYVVIGGGTAGSVIASRLTENPEVTVAVIEGGPSDVGREDVLTLRRWMGLLGGELDYDYPTTEQPRGNSHIRHSRARVLGGCSSHNTLIAFKPLPSDWDEWEAAGAKGWGAVPMEAYYARLLNHIVPVDEKDRNAIARDFVDAAQEALGVPRVEGFNRKPFAEGVGFFDLAYHPEDNKRSSASVAYLHPVMDERPNLTILLETWAYRLDLDGTRVRGVRVRGKDGEELLIRARSEVVLCAGAVDSPRLLLHSGVGPREDLEALGIPVAHDLPGVGENLLDHPESVIVWETHGPIPENSAMDSDAGLFVRRDPGHAGPDLMFHFYQIPFTDNPERLGYRRPEFGVSMTPNIPKPKSRGRLYLTSADPSVKPALDFRYFTDEDDYDGRTLVDGIRIAREIAGTEPLAGWLKREVCPGPEIVGDAELSEYARKVAHTVYHPAGTCRMGAVDDGQAVVDPQLRIRGLDGIRIADASVFPAMPAVNPMIGVLMVGEKAADLIGGGAR from the coding sequence ATGTCCCACACCCCCCATGTCTACGACTACGTCGTCATCGGCGGCGGCACCGCGGGCTCCGTCATCGCCTCCCGCCTGACCGAGAACCCCGAGGTCACCGTCGCCGTCATCGAGGGCGGCCCCAGCGACGTCGGCCGCGAGGACGTCCTCACCCTGCGCCGCTGGATGGGCCTGCTCGGCGGCGAGCTGGACTACGACTACCCGACCACCGAACAGCCCCGCGGCAACTCGCACATCCGGCACAGCCGCGCCCGGGTCCTGGGCGGCTGCTCCTCCCACAACACCCTGATCGCCTTCAAGCCGCTGCCGTCCGACTGGGACGAGTGGGAGGCGGCCGGAGCGAAGGGCTGGGGCGCGGTGCCGATGGAGGCGTACTACGCCCGGCTGCTCAACCACATCGTCCCGGTCGACGAGAAGGACCGGAACGCCATCGCCCGCGACTTCGTCGACGCGGCCCAGGAGGCGCTGGGCGTGCCCCGCGTCGAGGGCTTCAACCGGAAGCCGTTCGCCGAGGGCGTCGGCTTCTTCGACCTCGCCTACCACCCGGAGGACAACAAGCGCTCGTCCGCGTCGGTGGCGTACCTCCACCCGGTGATGGACGAGCGCCCCAACCTCACGATCCTGCTGGAGACCTGGGCGTACCGGCTGGACCTCGACGGCACCCGGGTGCGGGGCGTGCGGGTGCGCGGCAAGGACGGCGAGGAGCTGCTGATACGGGCCCGCAGCGAGGTCGTCCTGTGCGCCGGCGCCGTGGACTCGCCCCGGCTGCTGCTGCATTCGGGCGTCGGCCCCCGGGAGGATCTGGAGGCGCTCGGCATCCCGGTCGCCCATGATCTGCCGGGCGTCGGCGAGAACCTGCTCGACCACCCGGAGTCGGTGATCGTCTGGGAGACCCACGGTCCGATCCCGGAGAACTCGGCGATGGACTCCGACGCGGGTCTGTTCGTGCGCCGCGACCCCGGGCACGCGGGCCCGGACCTGATGTTCCACTTCTACCAGATCCCGTTCACCGACAACCCGGAGCGCCTCGGCTACCGGCGCCCGGAGTTCGGCGTCTCGATGACCCCGAACATCCCCAAGCCGAAGTCCCGCGGCCGGCTGTATCTGACCAGTGCCGACCCGTCCGTCAAGCCTGCCCTGGACTTCCGCTACTTCACCGACGAGGACGACTACGACGGCCGCACCCTCGTCGACGGCATCCGCATCGCCCGCGAGATCGCCGGCACCGAACCGCTGGCCGGCTGGCTCAAGCGCGAGGTGTGCCCCGGCCCGGAGATCGTCGGCGACGCCGAGCTGAGCGAGTACGCCCGTAAGGTCGCCCACACCGTCTACCACCCGGCCGGCACCTGCCGCATGGGTGCCGTCGACGACGGACAGGCCGTCGTGGACCCGCAGTTGAGGATCCGCGGTCTGGACGGCATCCGGATCGCCGACGCCTCCGTCTTCCCGGCCATGCCCGCGGTGAACCCGATGATCGGGGTGCTGATGGTCGGCGAGAAGGCCGCCGACCTGATCGGAGGCGGCGCGCGATGA
- a CDS encoding ABC transporter permease → MATVTAAAPRGVLPGLLRNRAARKIVLVVIAAAVLVPLAEARWAGGSWPGALTVDVSKPLAGVGDWVIDNRDSHPLFLYFFGHISNAVVLSVRAVYLTLLAGGWAGVTALGALVAWRVAGVRLALGTAAAFLVCGVLGMWVPTMQTLALMVVAVLASVVVGVLLGLAAGLSDRLDRALRPVLDTMQVLPAFAYLLPVVLVFGIGVPAAVLATVVYAAPPMARLTALGLRGADPEVLEAVESLGATGRQRLLTARIPLARKELLLGLNQTIMMALSMAVIASVIGAGGLGDRVYQALASVDVGAALAAGIPIVLLAVVLDRVTAAAGAGEQHGGAVRWAYAGAAGVAVALAARLLGRPDWPASWTLDMAGPVDRAVDWMTAHLYSGVPYLGGTADWAGRFTTWVLDPLRDGLQWLPWWSVLLIVATLAWLIGTWRTALTAVLAMAATGVLGVWKPSLDTLSQVLAAVAVTLVLGFAAGVAAARSDRFARALRPVLDVFQTLPQFVYLIPVVALFGVGRAPAVAAAVVYALPAVVRITAQGLRQVDPAALESARSLGATGRQQLWQVQLPLARRSLLLAVNQGVVLVLAVVIIGGLVGGGALGYDVVFGLAQGDLATGLVAGAAIVCLGLVLDRVTQPTERRATKGA, encoded by the coding sequence ATGGCCACGGTCACCGCCGCCGCCCCTCGGGGCGTCCTGCCCGGTCTCCTCCGCAACCGGGCCGCCCGCAAGATCGTCCTTGTCGTGATCGCCGCCGCTGTGCTCGTCCCGCTCGCCGAAGCGCGCTGGGCCGGCGGCAGTTGGCCGGGCGCCCTCACCGTCGACGTCTCCAAGCCGCTCGCCGGCGTCGGCGACTGGGTCATCGACAACCGGGACAGCCACCCCCTGTTCCTCTACTTCTTCGGCCACATCAGCAATGCGGTCGTCCTCTCCGTCCGTGCCGTCTACCTGACCCTCCTCGCCGGGGGCTGGGCCGGGGTCACCGCCCTCGGGGCCCTCGTCGCCTGGCGGGTCGCCGGTGTCCGTCTCGCCCTCGGCACGGCCGCCGCCTTCCTGGTCTGCGGTGTGCTCGGCATGTGGGTGCCGACCATGCAGACCCTGGCGCTGATGGTGGTCGCCGTCCTCGCGTCCGTGGTCGTCGGTGTGCTGCTCGGTCTCGCCGCCGGGCTCTCCGACCGTCTGGACCGTGCGCTGCGCCCGGTCCTGGACACCATGCAGGTGCTCCCGGCGTTCGCGTACCTGCTGCCCGTCGTCCTGGTGTTCGGCATCGGTGTCCCCGCTGCCGTCCTCGCGACCGTGGTGTACGCCGCCCCGCCGATGGCCCGCCTCACCGCGCTCGGGCTGCGCGGTGCCGACCCCGAGGTGCTGGAGGCCGTGGAGTCGCTGGGGGCGACCGGCCGCCAGCGTCTGCTGACCGCCCGTATCCCGCTGGCCCGCAAGGAACTTCTCCTCGGCCTCAACCAGACCATCATGATGGCCCTGTCGATGGCCGTGATCGCCTCGGTCATCGGGGCCGGTGGTCTCGGTGACCGTGTCTACCAGGCGCTGGCCTCCGTCGATGTCGGCGCGGCCCTCGCCGCCGGCATCCCGATCGTGCTGCTCGCCGTGGTCCTGGACCGGGTGACCGCGGCGGCGGGCGCGGGAGAGCAGCACGGGGGCGCGGTGCGGTGGGCGTACGCGGGAGCCGCCGGAGTCGCCGTCGCCCTGGCCGCCCGGCTGCTGGGCCGGCCCGACTGGCCCGCCTCCTGGACCCTGGACATGGCCGGGCCGGTCGACCGTGCCGTCGACTGGATGACCGCCCATCTCTACTCCGGCGTCCCGTACCTCGGCGGCACCGCCGACTGGGCGGGCCGCTTCACCACCTGGGTCCTGGACCCCCTCCGCGACGGGTTGCAGTGGCTGCCCTGGTGGTCGGTCCTGCTGATCGTGGCCACCCTGGCCTGGCTGATCGGCACCTGGCGCACCGCGCTGACCGCCGTGCTCGCGATGGCCGCGACCGGTGTCCTCGGTGTGTGGAAGCCGTCTCTCGACACGCTCTCCCAGGTCCTCGCCGCCGTCGCCGTCACCCTGGTCCTGGGCTTCGCGGCCGGTGTCGCTGCGGCCCGCAGCGACCGCTTCGCACGCGCCCTGCGCCCGGTGCTGGACGTCTTCCAGACGCTGCCGCAGTTCGTGTATCTGATCCCGGTCGTCGCTCTCTTCGGGGTCGGCCGCGCCCCCGCCGTCGCGGCGGCCGTCGTCTACGCGCTCCCGGCCGTCGTCCGTATCACCGCGCAGGGCCTGCGGCAGGTCGACCCGGCCGCGCTGGAGTCGGCCCGCTCGCTCGGCGCGACCGGCCGCCAGCAGCTGTGGCAGGTCCAACTCCCGCTCGCCCGACGGTCCTTGCTGCTCGCCGTCAACCAGGGTGTGGTACTGGTCCTCGCCGTCGTCATCATCGGCGGCCTGGTCGGCGGCGGCGCGCTCGGCTACGACGTCGTCTTCGGCCTCGCCCAGGGCGACCTGGCGACCGGTCTGGTGGCCGGAGCGGCGATCGTCTGCCTCGGCCTGGTCCTCGACCGGGTGACACAGCCGACGGAACGCCGCGCGACGAAGGGAGCGTGA
- a CDS encoding aldehyde dehydrogenase family protein translates to MTDRTARPARATIHAGGEWQEAVSGATREILDPADALPFAVVAEGDERDADSAVAAARRAFDTGDWPRTPVAERAALLRRVADLLVRDRETLGLLESRDAGKTLEEGRVDIDCVADAFRYFADLVAAEAPGRVVDAGSPDIRSVVVHEPVGVCALITPWNYPLLQASWKIAPALAAGNTFVVKPSEITPLTTVALIELLIEAGLPAGVAGIVTGPGHTVGARLAEHPDVDLVSFTGGLVSGVKVAQAAAPGVKKVALELGGKNPNVVFADACATDEGFDTAVDQALNAAFIHSGQVCSAGARLIVEESVSERFVGELARRAGRIRLGRGTEQGVECGPLVSEQQRAKVESYVASALAEGAVVRSGGRRPEPSPQRPGSGWFYEPTVLDRCHREMKVVREEVFGPVLTVETFRTEDEAVFLANDTEYGLAGAVWTADPGRARRVAGRLRHGTVWINDFHPYLPQAEWGGFGRSGVGRELGPAGLAEYRETKHVYQNLAPRPVRWFAG, encoded by the coding sequence ATGACGGACAGAACGGCACGACCGGCGCGGGCGACGATCCATGCCGGAGGCGAGTGGCAGGAGGCCGTCTCCGGCGCGACCCGCGAGATCCTCGACCCCGCGGACGCGTTGCCGTTCGCCGTGGTGGCGGAGGGCGACGAGCGGGACGCGGACTCGGCGGTGGCCGCCGCCCGCCGCGCCTTCGACACCGGGGACTGGCCCCGCACCCCCGTGGCGGAGCGAGCCGCCCTGCTGCGCCGGGTAGCCGATCTACTCGTCCGCGACCGGGAGACGCTCGGCCTGCTGGAGAGCCGCGACGCCGGCAAGACCCTCGAGGAGGGCCGCGTCGACATCGACTGTGTGGCCGACGCCTTCCGCTACTTCGCGGACCTCGTCGCCGCCGAAGCCCCCGGCCGGGTCGTGGACGCGGGCTCGCCCGACATCCGCAGCGTCGTCGTCCATGAGCCCGTCGGCGTCTGCGCGCTGATCACCCCCTGGAACTATCCCCTCCTCCAGGCCAGTTGGAAGATCGCCCCGGCGCTCGCCGCCGGAAACACCTTTGTGGTCAAGCCGAGCGAGATCACCCCGCTGACCACGGTCGCGCTCATCGAGCTGCTCATCGAGGCCGGGCTGCCCGCCGGGGTCGCCGGCATCGTGACCGGCCCCGGCCACACCGTCGGCGCCCGGCTCGCCGAGCACCCAGACGTCGACCTGGTGTCCTTCACCGGCGGCCTGGTCAGCGGCGTCAAGGTCGCCCAGGCCGCCGCGCCGGGCGTCAAGAAGGTCGCCCTCGAACTCGGCGGCAAGAACCCCAATGTGGTCTTCGCCGACGCCTGCGCCACCGACGAGGGCTTCGACACCGCCGTCGACCAGGCCCTCAACGCCGCTTTCATCCACAGCGGCCAGGTCTGCTCCGCGGGCGCCCGGCTCATCGTCGAGGAGTCCGTCAGCGAGCGCTTCGTCGGCGAACTCGCCCGCCGGGCAGGCCGGATACGTCTCGGCCGGGGCACCGAGCAGGGTGTGGAGTGCGGCCCGCTCGTCTCCGAGCAGCAGCGCGCCAAGGTCGAGTCGTACGTCGCCTCGGCCCTCGCGGAGGGTGCGGTCGTGCGCTCCGGCGGCCGCCGCCCCGAACCGTCGCCGCAGCGGCCCGGGAGCGGCTGGTTCTACGAGCCGACCGTCCTCGACCGGTGCCACCGCGAGATGAAGGTCGTCCGGGAGGAGGTCTTCGGACCGGTCCTCACCGTCGAGACCTTCCGCACCGAGGACGAGGCCGTGTTCCTCGCCAACGACACCGAGTACGGCCTCGCCGGCGCCGTCTGGACCGCCGACCCGGGCCGTGCCCGCCGGGTCGCGGGGCGGCTGCGCCACGGCACCGTCTGGATCAACGACTTCCACCCCTATCTGCCGCAGGCGGAGTGGGGCGGCTTCGGCAGGAGCGGCGTGGGCCGCGAACTGGGCCCCGCCGGGCTCGCCGAGTACCGCGAGACCAAACACGTCTACCAGAACCTGGCGCCCCGGCCGGTCCGCTGGTTCGCAGGCTGA
- the thiD gene encoding bifunctional hydroxymethylpyrimidine kinase/phosphomethylpyrimidine kinase: MTTPPRVLTIAGSDSGGGAGIQADLKTMLALGTHGMSVLTAVTAQNSLGVQGAWELPVDAVRAQYRSVVDDIGVQAVKTGMLASPVLVTAVAELLADVGAPVVVDPVSVSKHGDRLLADDALDAVRTRLLPRATVATPNLDEVAELTGLRVTDEGGMRRAAARLLSYGPRWVLVKGGHLPGEAVDLLTDGQEEHWLRAPRHDNRHTHGTGCTLASAVAVGLARGLAVPEAARRAKEYVTAAIAAGFPLGAGIGPVDHGWRSRTGG; this comes from the coding sequence ATGACCACGCCACCGCGGGTCCTGACGATCGCCGGGTCCGACTCCGGCGGCGGAGCCGGGATCCAGGCCGATCTGAAGACCATGCTGGCGCTCGGGACGCACGGGATGAGCGTGCTCACCGCGGTGACGGCGCAGAACTCCCTCGGTGTCCAGGGCGCCTGGGAGCTGCCCGTGGACGCGGTGCGCGCCCAGTACCGCAGCGTGGTCGACGACATCGGCGTCCAGGCGGTCAAGACGGGCATGCTCGCGTCACCCGTGCTGGTCACCGCGGTGGCCGAGCTGCTGGCTGACGTGGGGGCCCCGGTGGTGGTGGATCCGGTGAGCGTCTCCAAGCACGGGGACCGGCTGCTCGCCGACGACGCGCTGGACGCCGTACGGACCCGGCTGCTGCCCCGTGCGACGGTGGCCACCCCCAATCTCGACGAGGTCGCGGAGCTGACCGGCCTCCGGGTGACCGACGAAGGGGGCATGCGGCGCGCGGCCGCCCGGCTGCTGTCGTACGGGCCCCGCTGGGTGCTCGTCAAGGGCGGGCATCTGCCCGGCGAGGCCGTGGATCTGCTGACCGACGGTCAGGAGGAGCACTGGCTGCGCGCCCCGCGCCACGACAACCGTCACACCCATGGCACCGGCTGCACCCTGGCCTCGGCCGTCGCGGTCGGGCTGGCGCGGGGCCTCGCGGTGCCGGAGGCGGCGCGGCGGGCCAAGGAGTACGTCACGGCGGCGATCGCGGCGGGGTTCCCGCTGGGCGCCGGAATCGGCCCGGTGGACCACGGATGGCGGTCGCGCACAGGCGGGTGA
- a CDS encoding quaternary amine ABC transporter ATP-binding protein encodes MSTATTPVFSVQGLWKVFGPKADRVPGDAGLAALEPAELRSRTGCTAAVRDVSFDVRRNEVFVVMGLSGSGKSTLVRCLTRLIEPTAGTIAIDGEDVRAMDRARLRQLRRHRAAMVFQHFGLLPHRTVLDNVAYGLEIQGVGRAERRERAASVVAKVGLEGLEKRRPSQLSGGQRQRVGLARALAVDPQVLLFDEPFSALDPLIRRDMQDEVIRLHREEGRTMVFITHDLSEALKLGDRIALMRDGRVVQLGTPEQIVGSPADDYVREFVRDVPREQVMTVRTAMRPGGCGGPHHPGALAPDAVVADAIRTVAHHGGPACVVEDGRCLGVVDHERLLAVVAGTERFREAA; translated from the coding sequence ATGAGTACCGCCACCACCCCCGTGTTCTCGGTCCAGGGCCTGTGGAAGGTCTTCGGGCCGAAGGCCGACCGGGTCCCGGGCGATGCCGGACTGGCCGCTCTGGAACCCGCCGAGCTGCGCTCCCGCACCGGCTGCACGGCCGCCGTCCGCGATGTCTCCTTCGACGTCCGCAGGAACGAGGTCTTCGTGGTGATGGGCCTGTCGGGCTCCGGCAAGTCGACCCTGGTGCGCTGTCTGACCCGGCTGATCGAGCCCACCGCGGGCACCATCGCCATCGACGGTGAGGACGTCCGCGCCATGGACCGCGCCCGGCTGCGCCAACTGCGCCGCCACCGCGCCGCGATGGTCTTCCAGCACTTCGGCCTGCTCCCGCACCGCACGGTCCTCGACAATGTGGCGTACGGCCTGGAGATCCAGGGCGTCGGCAGGGCCGAGCGCCGTGAGCGGGCCGCTTCGGTGGTCGCCAAGGTGGGCCTGGAAGGCTTGGAGAAGCGCAGGCCGAGCCAGCTCTCCGGCGGCCAGCGCCAGCGCGTCGGCCTCGCCCGCGCCCTGGCCGTCGACCCTCAAGTCCTGCTCTTCGACGAGCCGTTCAGCGCCCTCGACCCGCTGATCCGGCGCGATATGCAGGACGAGGTGATCCGCCTGCACCGCGAGGAGGGGCGCACGATGGTCTTCATCACCCACGATCTGAGCGAGGCGCTGAAGCTCGGTGACCGCATCGCGCTGATGCGGGACGGCCGGGTGGTCCAGCTCGGCACCCCGGAGCAGATCGTGGGCTCCCCGGCCGACGACTATGTCCGCGAGTTCGTCCGCGACGTACCGCGCGAGCAGGTCATGACGGTGCGCACGGCCATGAGGCCCGGCGGCTGCGGCGGCCCGCACCATCCGGGCGCGCTGGCCCCGGACGCCGTGGTCGCCGACGCGATCAGGACCGTGGCGCACCACGGCGGGCCCGCCTGCGTGGTGGAGGACGGCCGGTGCCTGGGTGTGGTCGACCATGAACGGCTGCTCGCCGTGGTCGCCGGGACGGAGCGGTTCAGGGAGGCCGCGTGA
- a CDS encoding SLC13 family permease → MNTALAEALSVVLLVVVLAGAVVRPFGLPEAVVAVPAAGIAVAAGAISPGHARAEAAQLGPVIGFLAAVLVLAHFCAVEGLFKACGAWMARWAAGSRRRPGRGSLPGRLLAAVFLLASVITAVLSLDATVVLLTPVVFATAAHMGARPRPHLYACAHLSNTASLLLPVSNLTNLLAYGAAGLSFTRFAALMALPWLVAVAAEYVVLRRFFRHDLDAGAAAGDPGEPPRLPLFALVTVACTLAGFVVASFLGVDPAWSAAAGALTLAVRALVRRRTTPVTVVRAAAPSFLAFVLALGIVVRAVEDNGLAGALGRAVPGGTGLPALLGIAALAALLANVINNLPAVLVLLPLTAPSGPGAVLAVLLGVNIGPNLTYAGSLATLLWRRVVHQHDHGVDLREFTRLGLLTVPAALGCAVVALWVSLHAIGV, encoded by the coding sequence CTGAACACCGCGCTCGCCGAGGCCCTCTCCGTCGTCCTGCTCGTCGTCGTACTGGCCGGAGCGGTGGTACGGCCGTTCGGGCTGCCGGAGGCGGTCGTGGCGGTGCCGGCCGCCGGGATCGCGGTCGCGGCCGGCGCCATCTCACCGGGCCATGCGCGTGCCGAGGCGGCGCAGCTGGGGCCGGTGATCGGTTTTCTGGCGGCCGTCCTGGTGCTGGCTCACTTCTGCGCCGTGGAGGGGCTGTTCAAGGCGTGCGGGGCCTGGATGGCGCGGTGGGCCGCGGGGTCTCGCCGGCGGCCGGGGCGCGGAAGCCTTCCGGGGCGGCTGCTGGCCGCGGTGTTCCTCCTGGCGTCGGTGATCACCGCGGTGCTCAGCCTGGACGCCACGGTGGTGCTGCTGACGCCCGTGGTGTTCGCCACGGCGGCCCATATGGGCGCCCGCCCCAGGCCGCACCTCTATGCCTGCGCCCATCTGTCGAACACGGCTTCGCTGCTGCTGCCGGTCTCCAATCTCACCAATCTGCTGGCGTACGGCGCGGCCGGGCTGAGCTTCACCCGGTTCGCGGCGCTGATGGCGCTGCCGTGGCTGGTAGCCGTGGCCGCCGAGTATGTCGTCCTCCGGCGCTTCTTCCGCCACGACCTGGACGCCGGAGCGGCAGCCGGGGATCCCGGGGAGCCGCCGCGGCTGCCCCTGTTCGCCCTGGTGACGGTGGCGTGCACGCTCGCCGGGTTCGTGGTCGCCTCCTTCCTGGGCGTCGACCCGGCGTGGTCGGCGGCGGCCGGGGCGCTGACGCTGGCCGTCCGTGCGCTGGTGCGGCGCCGGACCACCCCGGTCACGGTGGTGCGCGCGGCGGCGCCGTCCTTCCTCGCCTTCGTGCTGGCGCTGGGCATCGTGGTGCGCGCGGTGGAGGACAACGGGCTCGCGGGCGCTCTCGGCCGTGCCGTCCCCGGCGGGACCGGGCTGCCCGCCCTGCTGGGGATCGCGGCGCTGGCGGCCCTGCTGGCCAATGTGATCAACAATCTCCCCGCGGTGCTGGTGCTGCTCCCGCTGACCGCGCCCTCGGGCCCCGGCGCGGTGCTCGCCGTGCTGCTCGGTGTGAACATCGGCCCCAACCTGACCTATGCGGGTTCCCTGGCCACCCTGCTGTGGCGGCGCGTCGTCCATCAGCACGACCACGGCGTCGATCTGAGGGAGTTCACCCGGCTCGGGCTGCTCACCGTGCCGGCCGCGCTGGGCTGCGCGGTGGTGGCTCTCTGGGTGTCCCTCCACGCCATCGGCGTCTGA
- the gndA gene encoding NADP-dependent phosphogluconate dehydrogenase, which translates to MQATAQIGVTGLAVMGRNLARNFARHGYTVAVHNRTPARTEALVEEFGHEGAFVAAGTAEELVAALERPRRLMIMVQAGAATDAVIEEFAPLLESGDMIIDGGNAHFTDTRRRERSLRERGIHFVGVGVSGGEEGALNGPSIMPGGSPESYAALGPMFEKISAKVDGEPCATHIGTDGAGHFVKMVHNGIEYADMQLIGEAYDLLRQVAGLSPAAIAEIFREWNKGRLDSYLIEITAEVLSHVDAATGKPFVDVVADAAGQKGTGRWTVQTALDLGSPVTAVAQATFARAASGQSALRAAYRGLPGGTRWDLTPYEVERFTAQVEQALYASKVIAYDQGWKMILDAAEEFGWEIDLGAVAKIWRGGCIVRAAFLDRIRAAYAADPGLLSLVSDGGFAAEIADAQVPWREVIATAARRGVPVPAFSASLSYYDSLRADRLPAALTQGQRDYFGAHTYRRVDREGSFHTLWGTADRAETEA; encoded by the coding sequence ATGCAGGCGACCGCGCAGATAGGCGTCACCGGGCTCGCGGTGATGGGCCGCAATCTGGCCCGCAACTTCGCCCGGCACGGCTACACCGTCGCCGTGCACAACCGCACCCCGGCCAGGACCGAGGCGCTGGTCGAGGAGTTCGGGCACGAGGGCGCCTTCGTGGCCGCCGGGACGGCCGAGGAGCTGGTGGCGGCCCTCGAGCGGCCCCGCCGCCTGATGATCATGGTGCAGGCGGGTGCCGCGACGGATGCCGTGATCGAGGAGTTCGCGCCGCTCCTGGAGTCCGGCGACATGATCATCGACGGCGGCAACGCGCACTTCACCGACACCCGGCGCCGTGAACGGTCGCTGCGCGAGCGGGGCATCCACTTCGTCGGGGTGGGCGTCTCCGGCGGCGAGGAGGGCGCACTGAACGGACCGAGCATCATGCCCGGGGGGTCACCGGAGTCGTATGCCGCGCTCGGTCCGATGTTCGAGAAGATCAGTGCCAAGGTCGACGGCGAGCCCTGCGCCACGCATATCGGCACGGACGGCGCCGGGCACTTCGTGAAGATGGTGCACAACGGCATCGAGTACGCCGACATGCAGCTGATCGGCGAGGCGTACGACCTGCTGCGCCAGGTGGCCGGCCTCTCCCCCGCGGCGATCGCCGAGATCTTCCGCGAGTGGAACAAGGGCCGCCTGGACTCGTATCTGATCGAGATCACGGCGGAGGTGCTGTCCCATGTGGACGCGGCGACCGGAAAGCCGTTCGTGGACGTGGTCGCCGACGCCGCCGGGCAGAAGGGCACCGGGCGCTGGACCGTGCAGACCGCGCTGGACCTGGGGTCCCCGGTGACCGCTGTCGCCCAGGCGACCTTCGCCCGCGCCGCCTCCGGGCAGTCCGCACTGCGCGCCGCCTACCGCGGGCTGCCCGGCGGGACCCGGTGGGACCTGACCCCGTACGAGGTCGAGCGCTTCACCGCCCAGGTGGAGCAGGCCCTGTACGCGTCCAAGGTGATCGCCTACGACCAGGGCTGGAAGATGATCCTGGACGCCGCCGAGGAGTTCGGCTGGGAGATCGACCTCGGCGCGGTCGCGAAGATCTGGCGTGGCGGCTGCATCGTCCGGGCCGCCTTCCTCGACCGTATCCGCGCCGCCTACGCCGCCGATCCGGGCCTGCTCAGCCTGGTCTCCGACGGGGGTTTCGCGGCGGAGATCGCGGACGCCCAGGTGCCCTGGCGGGAGGTGATCGCCACGGCGGCCCGCCGGGGCGTGCCGGTGCCCGCGTTCTCCGCGTCCCTGTCGTACTACGACTCCCTGCGCGCCGACCGGCTGCCGGCCGCGCTCACCCAGGGCCAGCGCGACTACTTCGGCGCCCACACCTACCGGCGCGTCGACCGCGAGGGCAGCTTCCACACGCTCTGGGGCACCGCCGACCGCGCGGAGACGGAGGCCTGA